TCAACTTCTGGCCGGAGTGGCGCGGCACCCGCGGCGATGAGCAGTCTGTCGTAGCAGAGTTTCTTTCCCGAGGTGGTCCTCACTTCCAGCTTCTCAGGATTCACCTCAGCCGCTTCCTCGCCCAGAGCCATCTCCACTCCCGCGGGCACACGCAGAAACATCCGTTTCTCCTCCACCGCCCCGGTGAGGAGATAAGGAAGCGCAATCCTGGCATAGGGTGGAAATTTCTCTTTGGCCAGAATTGTCACCCGGCTCTTTTCCTCTATGCGTCGTAGAGTGGCCGCCGCACTAAGTCCGGCGGGCCCGCCGCCGATGATCAGATATCGCAAGATCGTCTCCCTACCTCGACTCTCAAAAGCTCAACTCGGGGGGTGCGGAGGGTAGCAGAGGACGCAGGGCTCAGATGGCCTCAATCCCGAGCTCTCTGCATTCCACCGCACTTTCTGCGATGATCGTTTGCTTTTCATCAAAATAGTGGAAACAGCCTCTGTTACACCCTGAGCCCTAATGCCTCCAGCTTTTGTTGAGTGGGTACTCCGGCAGGGTCCCAACCCCGAAGTGTGTAATATTCCGGCAACATCTTATCAAGGCGGTTTACGTATCCCTTGGTCGGCCCGCCGGGAATGGGATCATTCAACATTCTTGCCGGGAGCGTGTCATCTTTGGCGGTAAAACCGGCCTTCAGATTGTAAAGACGCTCGAGATTCCAGATGCGCTCGCCTGCCTGGAGGAACTCTTCAGTCGTGTACAGCGAGCCGGTCGCCGCGCTCACAAGTTCTGCCAGGTCATCACCGCCCAGGCCAAACGTGGTAAACAGGCACATGCCGGAAGAATCGATGGCAGCGGTGAGATTCTGGAAGATGATATCCCATTGCGCTTTGCCTTCTGTGGCGAGGTTGTCGAGCTTCACCGGATTCCCCAGGATTTCCACGGCCGTCATATAGCCGCGCACATGGCAGCCGCCGCGGTTGCTGGTTGCGTAGCTGAGCCCCATGCCCTGGACCGCGCGCGGGTCGTAGGCCGGCATCTCCTGTTTTTTGACACTCATGGAGTACTCCGGATGACCATAGCTTTCTGCGAGCCGGTAGCTTCCCAGCCCGAGCTTTTTGCCAAAACCTTCGCCCACGGCCGTCTTGCGCACCATCTCGACCATGCCCTTGGCATTGCCGAAATTTAAAGCAATGCCGTCTGTGTCTGCGCTGGTGATAATGCCGTGTTCAAAGAGATCCATGGCACAAGCCACCGTCGCGCCCAGGCTGATGGTATCGATGCCGTATTCGTTGCAAAGGTAGTTGGCCTTGGTGATGGCGTCGAGGTCGTCTACACCGCAATCGGGTCCCAATGCCCAGGCGGTTTCATACTCCGGCCCCTCCCCCTGCCCTGCGAACTCGGGATTCGTAACCCTGGTGGCACGACCGCAACTGATGGTGCAGGAAAAACATCCGCGCGGGCGGATAAGCAGCTCTTTGGCCAATGATTCGCCCCCGACCCTGTCGGCGGTCGCAAAAGCGGATTCGCGGAAGTTCCTGGTCGGAAGGCCGCCATTTTCATTGAGGATGTTGATGAGAACATCTGTGCCGTACAGGCGCAGTCCCGCCCCTCCGACGGGATGAGCCTTGAGCTTGTCTATGGCCTTCACCGTCACGCCGCGAAACGCCTTGGGATCCGGCACGCGGACCGCGCCGGTCCCCCGCACGGCGACGGCCTTAAGTTTCTTGGAACCCATCACTGCACCCACTCCAGACCGGCCGGCGGCACGGTTGCACTCGTTCATGATATTGGCCAACAGTGTCAGG
The nucleotide sequence above comes from Terriglobia bacterium. Encoded proteins:
- a CDS encoding aldehyde ferredoxin oxidoreductase family protein, whose translation is MYGWIGSILRINLTTGSIGKETLDPAVARRFIGGRGLGTCIMSQEVSPVIDPLSPANKLIFAAGPLSGTNAPSSSHWNIVTKGPLTGTIAASSSGGMFGAMLKYAGYDAVIVEGRAEKPVYIWIHDDQVEIRDASPVWGKTTPETTDKIRALTDEEASVSCIGPAGEHLTLLANIMNECNRAAGRSGVGAVMGSKKLKAVAVRGTGAVRVPDPKAFRGVTVKAIDKLKAHPVGGAGLRLYGTDVLINILNENGGLPTRNFRESAFATADRVGGESLAKELLIRPRGCFSCTISCGRATRVTNPEFAGQGEGPEYETAWALGPDCGVDDLDAITKANYLCNEYGIDTISLGATVACAMDLFEHGIITSADTDGIALNFGNAKGMVEMVRKTAVGEGFGKKLGLGSYRLAESYGHPEYSMSVKKQEMPAYDPRAVQGMGLSYATSNRGGCHVRGYMTAVEILGNPVKLDNLATEGKAQWDIIFQNLTAAIDSSGMCLFTTFGLGGDDLAELVSAATGSLYTTEEFLQAGERIWNLERLYNLKAGFTAKDDTLPARMLNDPIPGGPTKGYVNRLDKMLPEYYTLRGWDPAGVPTQQKLEALGLRV